TAAAAATGTTTTGGAAATACTGTCAAAGAAACTTAATAAAGTTCTTTGAGCAATTAACAAAGTTTTATTCATAAGTATCACCTTTTTTAAAATCAAAGTTTTTAATTTTATTTTTAATAATTTGTTTACGTTTTGTATAATCACCATCTAATTTAAAATCATCAATTATTTTCCCTTTTTGAAAATAAATAACTCTACTACAAAATTTTGCCATTTCTTCTTCATCGTGTGTGATCATAATGACTGTTTTACCTAGATTGATAATTTCTTCAATATTTTTTTGATAATTGTTTTAAAACGTTTATCTATTCCTGTCAAAACTTCATCTAAAATTAAAATGGAAAAAGGTTTAATCAAGGCGACTGCAAATCTTAATCTTTGTTTTTGACCAAAACTTAATTCTTTGAATTTTAACATAGCCACATTTTCTAACTCGTAATCATTAAGTACCTTGTTGATATCACAAGCAAAACTATTGGCTTTATTTAAAAATATTAACTGATTGATGACAGTTTTTTCATCAAAAAAAGAATCTTGAAAAACAACAGAAAAAAGTGGTTCATTAGCATTAATTTCTATTTGCCCTTTTTGAAATGCTTTAGCTCCAGTTATTAAATCAATAAAAGTTGATTTGCCACTTCCGTTTTGACCATAAATACCAATTACTTCTTTATCTTTAATTTCTAGTTCCTTTACAAAATATCGAACACAACTTTTTTTCTTGTTAAAAAAGAGTATTCTGGACCAGTTATTGAGTAATGCAAATTATTTATTTTTAACATAAAAACCCTATTTTACAATTTATAAACCTTGCATCACAAAAAAATGAGTTAATCAAATTAATATTTGTATTACTAAAATTTGAAACATAAGATTTGTGCCATAAAAGAGATAAACTATTTAAAAAAGTCACTTCTCAAAATTTGGAAAATGACTTTTTTAATAATTATTTTGTTCCAAAAATTCTATCCCCGGCATCTCCAAGGCCTGGAACGATATATGAATCAGCATCCAATTTTTCATCTAAACTCGCTGCAAAAATATCGACATCAGGGTGGGCTTTACTTAGAGC
The sequence above is drawn from the Williamsoniiplasma somnilux genome and encodes:
- a CDS encoding ATP-binding cassette domain-containing protein, with the translated sequence MLNNWSRILFFNKKKSCVRYFVKELEIKDKEVIGIYGQNGSGKSTFIDLITGAKAFQKGQIEINANEPLFSVVFQDSFFDEKTVINQLIFLNKANSFACDINKVLNDYELENVAMLKFKELSFGQKQRLRFAVALIKPFSILILDEVLTGIDKRFKTIIKKILKKLSI